From the genome of Chroicocephalus ridibundus chromosome 1, bChrRid1.1, whole genome shotgun sequence, one region includes:
- the UBE2H gene encoding ubiquitin-conjugating enzyme E2 H isoform X1: MSSPSPGKRRMDTDVVKLIESKHEVTILGGLNEFVVKFYGPQGTPYEGGVWKVRVDLPDKYPFKSPSIGFMNKIFHPNIDEASGTVCLDVINQTWTALYDLTNIFESFLPQLLAYPNPIDPLNGDAAAMYLHRPEEYKQKIKEYIQKYATEEALKEQEEGTGDSSSESSMSDFSEDEAQDMEL, from the exons TATTGAGAGCAAACACGAAGTCACAATCTTAGGAGGACTCAATGAATTTGTTGTGAAGTTTTATGGACCACAAGGAA CACCATATGAAGGTGGAGTATGGAAAGTTAGAGTCGACCTTCCTGATAAATACCCTTTCAAATCCCCGTCTATAG GATTCATGAATAAAATTTTCCATCCCAACATTGACGAAGC GTCAGGAACTGTATGTCTAGATGTAATCAATCAAACTTGGACAGCTCTCTACG ATCTCACCAATATATTTGAATCgttcctgccccagctgctggcctaTCCTAACCCTATAGATCCTCTAAATGGTGACGCTGCAGCCATGTACCTCCACCGACCAGAAGAgtacaaacagaaaattaaag AATACATTCAGAAATATGCAACAGAAGAAGCActaaaagaacaggaagaaggCACCGGGGACAGCTCGTCCGAGAGCTCCATGTCCGACTTCTCTGAAGATGAGGCTCAGGATATGGAGTTGTAG
- the UBE2H gene encoding ubiquitin-conjugating enzyme E2 H isoform X2 — protein sequence MNKIFHPNIDEASGTVCLDVINQTWTALYDLTNIFESFLPQLLAYPNPIDPLNGDAAAMYLHRPEEYKQKIKEYIQKYATEEALKEQEEGTGDSSSESSMSDFSEDEAQDMEL from the exons ATGAATAAAATTTTCCATCCCAACATTGACGAAGC GTCAGGAACTGTATGTCTAGATGTAATCAATCAAACTTGGACAGCTCTCTACG ATCTCACCAATATATTTGAATCgttcctgccccagctgctggcctaTCCTAACCCTATAGATCCTCTAAATGGTGACGCTGCAGCCATGTACCTCCACCGACCAGAAGAgtacaaacagaaaattaaag AATACATTCAGAAATATGCAACAGAAGAAGCActaaaagaacaggaagaaggCACCGGGGACAGCTCGTCCGAGAGCTCCATGTCCGACTTCTCTGAAGATGAGGCTCAGGATATGGAGTTGTAG